The following coding sequences are from one bacterium SCSIO 12741 window:
- a CDS encoding GNAT family N-acetyltransferase codes for MNEPQFFPTSIPILHSGELTMRELNLEEVDQFYELSLYRNPEYNLEQAGELIKTIQENFQNREALNWGMYLGEELIGTCGYYRGFANNQGEIGFVIRKKFRRQGWTLKAAKRAIQYGFEDLRLDLITAYVRDDNFPSQQLIAQLGFERTEEKPEDHRRYELPKNRFFQG; via the coding sequence ATGAATGAACCTCAGTTTTTCCCAACTTCCATCCCCATTCTTCACTCGGGAGAATTAACGATGAGGGAGCTGAACCTGGAAGAGGTAGACCAGTTTTATGAGCTTTCGCTTTATCGTAATCCAGAGTATAACCTGGAGCAAGCCGGGGAATTGATCAAAACGATTCAGGAGAACTTTCAAAATCGTGAAGCTCTGAATTGGGGGATGTACCTTGGAGAGGAATTGATAGGTACTTGCGGCTACTACCGAGGATTTGCCAACAATCAGGGAGAAATTGGATTTGTGATTAGAAAGAAATTCCGACGTCAAGGCTGGACACTGAAGGCCGCAAAACGGGCCATCCAATACGGATTTGAAGATTTGCGACTGGATCTCATAACGGCTTATGTAAGAGATGATAATTTTCCTTCTCAGCAATTGATTGCCCAATTGGGATTTGAACGAACAGAAGAAAAACCAGAAGACCATAGGAGGTATGAGTTACCTAAGAATCGCTTCTTTCAAGGCTAA
- a CDS encoding response regulator transcription factor, whose protein sequence is MRTVIVDDEQEAREALHQMLQLFCPEIKIVGMASNLPESLDLISTQKPELVFLDIDLGGHSGFDLLQKLKVRNFQTVFVTAFDQYAIQAIRINALDYIMKPINPDDLIQAVKKAGDLKTAPSDQAYESLLESRRKGEFDKIGVSTSQGISFIELNKIIRLESEDNYTHIHLDGENPLLISKTIKSFEEILPKDRFIRCHQSHIVHLSFVRGYKRIDGGTLEVVGNPNVPVSRSRRKLVQDILTRYFPSV, encoded by the coding sequence TTGCGCACTGTAATTGTGGATGATGAACAGGAAGCTCGAGAAGCTCTTCATCAAATGCTCCAACTCTTTTGTCCGGAAATAAAGATCGTAGGAATGGCCTCGAACCTCCCCGAATCTTTGGATCTTATCTCCACCCAAAAACCAGAATTGGTCTTTCTGGATATTGATCTGGGTGGTCATTCCGGGTTTGATCTGCTGCAGAAATTGAAAGTGCGGAACTTTCAAACGGTTTTTGTTACGGCTTTTGACCAATATGCGATTCAGGCGATTCGGATAAACGCCTTAGACTATATCATGAAACCCATTAATCCAGACGATCTCATTCAGGCCGTAAAGAAGGCCGGTGATCTAAAAACAGCGCCTTCAGACCAGGCCTACGAAAGTCTTTTGGAGTCGCGTAGAAAAGGGGAATTTGATAAAATTGGTGTCTCTACTTCGCAGGGCATTAGTTTCATTGAATTGAACAAAATCATCCGACTCGAATCGGAAGATAACTACACCCACATTCATTTGGATGGCGAGAATCCACTACTGATTAGCAAAACCATTAAGTCTTTTGAAGAGATCCTACCGAAGGATAGATTTATCCGCTGTCACCAAAGTCATATCGTGCACCTTTCCTTTGTGCGGGGGTACAAACGCATTGACGGCGGAACGTTAGAGGTAGTTGGAAACCCAAATGTTCCCGTTTCAAGATCGAGACGTAAACTGGTTCAGGATATTCTTACCCGATATTTCCCCTCGGTTTAA
- a CDS encoding alpha/beta hydrolase has product MGFFIALTLLFIAVTAYFLYTQAPLFSGDVIRNVSFKSGFTLDFYQPTKKVHVRHPVIVFYHGGAWITGAKESINFSRYNRAVNELREKGYAIVSPNYTLARNGNSPFPNCILDAYEALTWLEQNADKYHLDLNNVGVFGESAGAHLAMVVAYISPEVFQASTHSFKIQYLVDVYGPNNLNGLYHMQTLDNLNKLLKKLPPKLQRSLDLSTRLFGFDPKTDPDRAKEIMNLYSPYYYVEEDAPPTLMIHGKKDQVVPVDQSTNLKIRLDSLGVPNEMHLLDGTNHAFIGASNHQRGQAQTWIVDFIEKRYLSFQS; this is encoded by the coding sequence ATGGGATTCTTTATCGCACTTACCCTTTTATTCATTGCCGTTACCGCCTACTTCCTTTATACCCAAGCTCCACTTTTTAGCGGTGATGTTATTCGAAATGTATCCTTTAAATCGGGCTTTACGCTTGATTTCTACCAGCCTACTAAAAAAGTCCATGTTCGACATCCCGTCATTGTCTTTTACCACGGAGGAGCCTGGATTACGGGAGCCAAAGAATCAATCAACTTCAGTCGATATAACCGAGCGGTAAATGAGCTGCGGGAAAAAGGTTATGCTATTGTAAGCCCCAATTACACCCTCGCCAGAAATGGTAATTCCCCCTTTCCGAATTGTATCCTGGATGCCTATGAAGCGCTGACTTGGCTGGAGCAAAATGCGGACAAATACCATTTGGACCTCAACAATGTAGGCGTATTTGGCGAATCGGCCGGGGCTCATTTGGCTATGGTGGTTGCTTACATTTCACCTGAAGTCTTTCAAGCTTCCACCCATTCGTTTAAGATTCAATACCTCGTGGATGTTTACGGACCGAACAACCTGAATGGCTTGTACCACATGCAAACCCTCGACAACCTGAATAAACTGCTCAAGAAACTTCCTCCTAAACTTCAACGGTCACTGGACTTAAGTACCCGCCTTTTTGGCTTCGATCCCAAAACCGATCCAGATCGGGCGAAGGAAATCATGAATTTGTATTCGCCTTACTACTATGTGGAGGAAGACGCCCCGCCTACCCTAATGATTCATGGAAAAAAAGATCAGGTAGTTCCCGTTGATCAATCCACCAACCTTAAAATCAGACTCGACTCTTTGGGCGTACCTAACGAAATGCACCTGCTCGATGGAACCAACCACGCCTTCATCGGTGCCTCAAATCATCAAAGAGGTCAGGCACAAACCTGGATTGTTGACTTTATTGAAAAACGTTATTTGAGTTTTCAATCTTGA
- a CDS encoding YceI family protein, whose product MKRITFMAAALSLGVFMSSCGGGEAPKQPETPETQAPEASAPAEKMTHSIDLATSVVNWEGTMMGMYSHSGTINLTEGSLVTEGNNITGGSFTVDMASMAATDENYDASKDQTPEKLVGHLSSPDFFDVANNPTASFEITGANEGNTEIMGTLTIRGKSNAATVKDVVFNAENGTATGSLTFNRKDYDVMFDMPVQEMVLSDDVVLNIQLAVAK is encoded by the coding sequence ATGAAACGCATCACATTTATGGCAGCGGCTTTGAGCCTGGGAGTTTTTATGAGCTCCTGTGGTGGAGGAGAAGCCCCAAAGCAACCTGAAACTCCAGAAACTCAAGCTCCGGAAGCTTCGGCACCGGCAGAAAAGATGACCCATTCGATTGACCTGGCTACCAGTGTTGTCAACTGGGAAGGTACCATGATGGGTATGTACAGTCACTCGGGAACGATTAACTTGACAGAAGGCTCACTGGTGACCGAAGGAAACAACATTACAGGCGGTTCTTTTACCGTAGACATGGCCTCCATGGCGGCAACGGATGAGAACTACGATGCCTCTAAGGACCAAACTCCTGAGAAATTGGTAGGACACTTGTCTTCTCCTGATTTCTTTGATGTGGCCAATAACCCAACAGCAAGCTTCGAGATTACCGGAGCCAATGAAGGAAATACCGAAATCATGGGAACCTTAACGATTCGCGGTAAGTCCAATGCAGCGACCGTAAAGGACGTAGTATTCAATGCTGAAAACGGTACGGCTACAGGAAGCCTTACGTTCAATCGTAAAGACTATGACGTTATGTTCGACATGCCTGTTCAAGAAATGGTATTGTCAGACGATGTTGTTCTCAACATTCAATTGGCTGTAGCGAAGTAA
- a CDS encoding histidine kinase, with protein sequence MMVLLAGALMSGGVYLNYRRKRNLSNLKTSLMELEFRSLGTQLNPHFVNNALNSASAQIAKKDLKTGLIYLSNFGKLMRTIFNNSAVSVISLEDELDAIRQYLNLEKIRLKDRIEYSIEIDPAVDTFEHLVPSLFLQPLVENAIWHGILPGHESGKVVIKVHPKDQGIEIQIRDNGVGFLNKSKSLTFQESRETKDKHRHSLEVVQQRLKLMEKVYKTRFHLEIRELEPNSPRPGTLLSIFISEIPANQLT encoded by the coding sequence ATGATGGTTCTCCTTGCAGGTGCCCTCATGTCGGGCGGTGTTTATTTAAACTACCGAAGAAAAAGGAACTTAAGCAACCTAAAAACCTCGCTCATGGAATTGGAGTTTCGCTCCTTGGGCACGCAACTCAATCCGCATTTTGTGAACAACGCCTTAAATTCTGCTTCTGCTCAAATTGCCAAAAAGGATTTGAAAACGGGCCTCATTTACCTCAGTAATTTTGGAAAGCTGATGCGAACTATTTTCAACAATTCGGCCGTTTCTGTTATATCCCTGGAAGATGAACTGGATGCGATAAGGCAGTACCTCAACCTGGAAAAAATCAGGTTAAAAGACCGCATCGAATACTCTATCGAAATTGACCCGGCAGTGGATACTTTTGAGCATTTGGTTCCCTCCCTCTTTCTCCAGCCTTTGGTGGAAAATGCCATTTGGCACGGAATTCTACCCGGTCACGAATCCGGCAAAGTGGTCATCAAAGTTCACCCAAAAGACCAGGGTATCGAGATTCAGATCCGAGACAACGGCGTTGGTTTTCTCAACAAGAGCAAAAGCCTCACCTTTCAGGAATCCAGAGAAACCAAGGACAAACATCGCCATAGCCTTGAAGTGGTACAGCAACGGCTCAAGCTGATGGAAAAGGTATACAAAACCCGTTTTCATTTAGAAATTCGGGAATTGGAGCCGAATAGCCCTCGACCCGGAACGCTTTTGTCTATTTTCATTTCAGAAATTCCCGCTAATCAATTAACTTAG
- a CDS encoding response regulator transcription factor: MTINLLLCDDHPIFRQGIRNVLANEPEVTILGEASNGKECLELLEILQPDIVLMDIRMPEMNGILCTQKIKERYPDVKIIAMTQFDEIRLVKQMMKYGASGYVLKSSTHSELLKAFREVLKGKKYLTPEIENELAGLTLDQEPDELFPGLSEREHEIVRLICFEMSNKQIAAKLSISDKTVENHRSRIFRKIGVNNLAGLVRWAVNNGYDR, from the coding sequence ATGACCATTAATCTGCTATTGTGCGACGACCATCCTATTTTTAGGCAAGGCATACGAAATGTGCTGGCCAATGAACCGGAGGTAACTATTTTGGGTGAGGCTTCCAATGGAAAAGAGTGCCTGGAGTTATTGGAGATCTTGCAGCCTGACATTGTTTTGATGGATATTCGAATGCCTGAAATGAATGGTATACTCTGCACCCAAAAGATCAAAGAACGTTACCCGGATGTCAAGATCATCGCCATGACCCAGTTCGATGAAATTCGTCTGGTAAAGCAAATGATGAAATACGGAGCCAGTGGTTATGTTTTGAAGAGTAGTACCCACTCTGAATTGCTCAAAGCTTTTCGAGAGGTGCTAAAGGGCAAAAAATACCTTACCCCGGAAATTGAAAATGAGTTAGCAGGCTTAACCCTGGATCAGGAACCGGATGAATTGTTTCCCGGTCTGTCTGAACGGGAACATGAAATCGTGCGTTTGATCTGCTTTGAGATGAGCAACAAACAGATTGCCGCGAAACTCTCCATTAGCGATAAGACCGTAGAGAATCACAGATCTCGAATTTTCCGCAAAATCGGAGTTAACAACCTGGCCGGATTGGTGCGCTGGGCAGTTAACAACGGATATGACCGATAA
- a CDS encoding putative porin, producing MLPQVLSGQDTISWKSKLKFEADFRFRVEQDWDSRKSDGSYRPDRTRLRYRLRAGFTFHHSKYLSFGARLRTGAPNKQQDPQLTLGESYKEFGTLPIGFEKAYLSFKRYGLEVWAGKNTFPFEKQNELFWSDNVFPEGVFLGYHKKLKKTPVGKLGLNLGHFLISASGRSLDQDNYLQGAQLLVQGRNDRWALYPGFYYFNDMPNIPDGFETYRLNYRIAHLGGIVQPLKKIPLKLTVDGYYNFEDYQGYDSIPNTLSDQKSGFVIGLIYGKVKHKKDWLIQVTYARLEQYSIVDIMAQNDWARWDYSAYGSPDGRLTNYQGIESTVSYMVNERLKLTTKYYWVNQLVPYGTHLETNQRIRFDIDIKI from the coding sequence GTGCTCCCCCAAGTTCTTTCAGGCCAGGACACCATCAGCTGGAAGTCCAAATTGAAATTTGAAGCCGATTTTCGATTTAGGGTAGAACAGGATTGGGATTCGCGGAAGTCAGATGGCAGCTATCGACCCGATCGCACCCGATTGCGTTACCGTCTTCGAGCAGGATTTACCTTTCACCATAGTAAATACCTTTCCTTCGGTGCACGGCTCAGAACCGGCGCCCCCAACAAACAGCAGGACCCGCAACTAACCTTAGGTGAATCATACAAGGAATTCGGAACCCTTCCCATCGGATTTGAAAAAGCCTACCTTTCGTTTAAGAGGTACGGACTCGAAGTTTGGGCTGGAAAAAACACCTTTCCTTTTGAAAAACAAAACGAGTTGTTTTGGAGTGATAATGTGTTTCCCGAAGGTGTCTTTCTCGGTTACCACAAAAAACTCAAGAAAACCCCTGTAGGCAAACTGGGATTGAACTTGGGGCACTTTCTCATATCGGCCAGTGGACGATCTCTGGATCAGGATAATTACCTGCAGGGCGCCCAACTTCTTGTACAAGGCCGGAACGACCGCTGGGCTCTATATCCAGGGTTTTACTATTTCAACGATATGCCCAATATTCCAGATGGATTTGAAACCTACAGGTTAAACTACCGAATAGCACACTTAGGCGGAATTGTTCAACCTCTGAAAAAAATTCCGCTCAAACTCACAGTTGACGGTTATTACAATTTCGAAGATTACCAGGGCTACGACTCCATACCTAATACCCTCTCCGACCAGAAATCAGGGTTCGTTATTGGATTGATCTACGGAAAAGTAAAACACAAAAAAGATTGGTTGATTCAAGTTACCTATGCCCGTTTGGAACAATATTCCATCGTGGATATTATGGCTCAAAACGATTGGGCCCGATGGGATTATTCAGCCTACGGCTCACCGGATGGTCGTTTGACCAACTACCAGGGCATAGAATCTACCGTTTCGTACATGGTGAACGAACGACTAAAACTAACCACCAAGTATTATTGGGTCAACCAACTGGTGCCCTACGGCACCCATCTTGAAACAAACCAACGCATACGTTTTGATATAGATATCAAGATATAG
- a CDS encoding T9SS type A sorting domain-containing protein yields the protein MKKWLLLLTSVLLTTTTFAQITLTIDHIAKLGDYVYMAEDTTHGSSLSLGSAAGNQVWDFTSLESQELDTALLQSPSTAPLSSHFPTATFVLNDLEDSSHIFFKRSAVGLDVVGIVEYENGAPQLPEVNYAFRFMQFPVTFGSTFESDINAGAQIEFLGVDPDSLGPHPRIDSIRNKIFIKVKNEIDAWGDLKLPQGTFPALRQRTVTVTKVSSDAYMNGSWQPFTPLILAFTDSVNYDTSEVTFRWWSSNAAANFMCAEVTLDSNELPEDFVNFLVAPPANELGTAESISSRGIEVFPNPVSDQLTISSQSHSVQQIQLISTSGELVLIQKTEAGQIQVNVSEVPDGVYLLLLQGHADQPMVMRKVQIRH from the coding sequence ATGAAAAAGTGGCTACTCCTTTTAACCTCCGTTTTGTTAACTACCACAACCTTCGCACAAATAACCCTCACGATTGATCACATTGCCAAATTGGGCGATTACGTCTACATGGCTGAAGATACCACCCATGGTAGCTCATTGAGCTTGGGGAGTGCGGCTGGAAATCAGGTATGGGACTTTACCTCATTGGAGAGTCAGGAATTGGATACGGCCCTTCTACAATCGCCTTCTACTGCACCTTTGTCTTCCCATTTTCCAACGGCCACTTTTGTTCTGAACGATCTGGAAGATAGCAGTCATATTTTCTTTAAGCGATCGGCTGTGGGGCTGGATGTTGTGGGAATTGTGGAATATGAAAATGGAGCTCCACAGTTACCCGAAGTGAACTACGCCTTTCGGTTCATGCAATTTCCGGTAACCTTTGGCTCTACTTTCGAGTCTGATATTAATGCCGGTGCCCAAATCGAATTTCTCGGGGTAGACCCGGATAGCCTTGGGCCACATCCCCGAATTGATTCCATTCGAAACAAGATTTTTATCAAGGTCAAAAACGAGATTGATGCCTGGGGAGACCTTAAATTACCACAGGGAACTTTTCCGGCTTTGAGGCAAAGAACCGTTACGGTAACCAAGGTGTCCAGCGATGCTTACATGAACGGGTCCTGGCAACCTTTTACTCCCTTGATTCTGGCCTTTACCGATTCGGTTAACTACGATACCAGTGAGGTTACTTTTCGCTGGTGGAGCAGCAATGCCGCGGCCAACTTTATGTGTGCTGAAGTTACCCTCGACTCCAATGAATTGCCCGAGGACTTTGTGAATTTTCTAGTAGCTCCTCCCGCCAATGAATTAGGTACGGCGGAATCGATTTCATCTCGGGGTATTGAGGTGTTTCCTAATCCTGTATCCGATCAATTGACCATTTCTTCCCAGAGTCACTCGGTGCAGCAGATTCAACTGATTAGTACATCCGGTGAACTGGTGTTGATCCAGAAAACGGAGGCGGGCCAAATTCAGGTCAACGTTTCAGAAGTGCCTGATGGGGTCTATTTGCTCCTGCTTCAAGGACATGCTGACCAGCCGATGGTCATGCGTAAAGTGCAGATACGGCATTAA
- a CDS encoding T9SS type A sorting domain-containing protein — MTWVSTLLIPLLILIYVNPVSAGITLSPNSNFEFAPSPAPACSLTVSMVMDSSVTCKGSIDGGATASPSGGTTPYTYAWSNSANTASITGVAAGTYYVTITDSASCSVVDSVVITEPTALVATAAVNAHVDCFGELTGQASVSATGGSAASAPTSPILITEINAGTPDYIEIMNVSSSTVDVTGMKVVVSDSYTAIGTANTTTWNLTGTMASGNIQYREDVGTTHYWGNNLFWNNPSNSWAIIIDSTGKILDAIFWGWDSASIANFSITVSGKTVNNSGNYAWSGKGFAVNPACNNAFTREGSEDHDDVSDWKCKTGTKGTKNTGITTPFTGALTYAYSWSNGDSSGSLFNVAAGTYTVTVSDTLGCSDTSSVTITGPASGLVATAQVDSNVSCKGFADGGASASGTGGSGIYTYSWSNGIKIANLVNLDTGQYMVTVTDTNGCTSSDTITITQPAGFTVNVNADSNVTGCFGNQNGKATIQASGGVGSYSYKWSTGDTSQSVSGLAAGTYYVTVNDNTVCPEWDSVKITEPDPILLSLKEDSAASCFGTSDGVASANSSGGTGTHSYLWSNNDTSSFANGLAAGTHSVTVTDANGCTLSDTISITQPTAIQNTFTIDSIITCNGFSNGQISADPSGGTAGSGGTLLITEASSDSPDYIEISNVGKSTIDLTGIEVVVSNNYTNISTVNTTTWKLSGTMASGAIDYREDVTTGGKYWGNNLLWNPGSNSWAIIIDSTGKILDALFWGWDSTSIANFSINIGGKSVSNSGAWVGAGINSSCATGMTRIGSEDQNNSNDWSCVATTKGTKNTGIVTPFAGSYAYSWSHGDSVKTIDSLSAGTYVLTITDNEGCTLVDSISITQPSPLVATASVVKNVSCSGAKDGEVSASGSGGTGSYSYAWSNGGQTASLNKLAGNNYLVTVTDSLGCEAIDSASVYEPAQLVVGIDSIFHPECNGDKTGYIRMNLSGGTRPFTYSWGHGGTDSTVSGQGPGIYLVTITHANGCTDWQNFQLLVKDITHPTAMGLDKTLYLDQTGKSSITIADVDNGSFDNCGVANRTLSKMNFSCQDTGLNRVAFDVFDSSGNRGTDTLNITVLDTITPQFDFCPSDTMICRNDDNGNNYVYPIFKGSDNCSFTITQTSGLGIGHLYPKGVTTNTYVITDASGNSRTCSWDIKVGPYPKVDLGADQDICGDEKVTLTAPGNSTIIRWQNDGSSGTEFVAPDQGDGQIVVTVEDSLSGCMRSDTVMINYSANCLSVDEKLADVSTIQYYPNPNDGNFTLQTEGLSGPVVLTITDLNGKVVQTLNWEEGAQLQHIPLSLPEVESGMYLLILRESRGQAVHRISVQH; from the coding sequence TTGACCTGGGTTTCAACCCTGCTCATACCCCTACTTATTCTGATTTATGTAAACCCTGTATCTGCAGGAATTACCCTCTCTCCAAATTCAAATTTTGAATTCGCTCCTTCTCCAGCCCCAGCATGTAGCCTTACGGTTTCCATGGTCATGGATTCCAGTGTTACCTGTAAGGGTTCTATCGACGGAGGAGCCACCGCTTCTCCAAGCGGAGGTACTACACCTTATACTTATGCCTGGAGTAATTCGGCCAATACTGCTTCTATCACCGGTGTGGCCGCTGGCACCTATTACGTAACCATTACCGATAGTGCCAGTTGTTCTGTTGTTGACTCCGTTGTCATTACAGAGCCAACTGCCCTTGTGGCAACCGCAGCCGTTAATGCCCATGTCGATTGTTTTGGTGAGTTAACCGGACAGGCCTCCGTATCGGCCACCGGCGGAAGCGCTGCTTCCGCACCAACCAGTCCAATTTTGATAACTGAGATCAATGCTGGAACTCCCGATTACATTGAGATCATGAATGTGAGTAGTTCCACGGTTGACGTTACAGGCATGAAAGTAGTTGTGAGTGACAGCTATACGGCTATCGGCACTGCTAACACCACCACTTGGAACCTGACCGGCACCATGGCTTCGGGTAATATTCAATACCGTGAAGACGTCGGAACCACTCACTACTGGGGTAACAACCTCTTCTGGAACAACCCGAGCAACTCCTGGGCAATTATCATTGACTCTACTGGAAAAATTCTCGATGCCATTTTCTGGGGTTGGGATTCAGCCAGTATTGCCAACTTTTCGATTACCGTATCTGGGAAAACCGTCAATAACTCTGGAAACTATGCCTGGTCAGGAAAAGGATTTGCAGTTAATCCTGCCTGTAACAACGCCTTTACCCGAGAAGGAAGCGAAGACCACGACGACGTTTCAGACTGGAAATGTAAAACGGGAACAAAAGGAACCAAGAATACCGGAATAACCACGCCATTTACCGGAGCATTGACCTATGCCTATTCCTGGAGCAACGGAGACAGTTCCGGGTCCCTATTCAATGTGGCTGCCGGAACCTATACCGTAACCGTTTCTGATACCCTTGGATGTTCCGATACATCCAGCGTAACCATTACAGGCCCGGCGTCAGGTTTGGTAGCAACAGCTCAAGTGGATTCCAATGTTTCGTGTAAAGGATTTGCGGATGGAGGAGCCTCCGCCAGTGGAACCGGTGGTTCAGGGATTTATACCTACTCCTGGAGCAACGGAATTAAGATTGCCAATTTGGTTAATCTGGATACCGGACAGTACATGGTAACCGTAACGGACACCAATGGATGTACCTCAAGCGATACCATTACCATTACTCAACCTGCCGGATTTACGGTAAATGTGAATGCGGATAGCAACGTAACAGGCTGCTTCGGGAATCAAAATGGAAAAGCTACCATACAGGCTTCTGGTGGTGTAGGTTCCTACAGCTACAAATGGTCTACCGGAGATACCTCCCAAAGTGTGAGCGGATTGGCCGCAGGAACTTATTACGTTACCGTTAATGACAATACCGTTTGTCCGGAATGGGACTCTGTAAAAATCACCGAGCCAGATCCCATTCTACTCTCACTCAAAGAAGACTCAGCTGCCAGCTGCTTTGGAACCAGCGATGGAGTAGCATCAGCCAACTCTTCGGGCGGAACCGGCACACACAGCTACCTCTGGTCGAATAATGATACCAGTAGCTTCGCCAATGGCCTGGCGGCGGGTACGCATTCTGTTACTGTTACCGATGCCAACGGATGTACCCTTTCAGACACCATATCGATCACGCAGCCCACGGCTATTCAAAATACGTTTACCATCGATTCCATCATCACCTGTAATGGATTCAGCAATGGCCAAATTTCTGCCGATCCATCGGGAGGAACTGCAGGATCTGGTGGCACTCTATTGATTACTGAAGCAAGCTCCGATTCTCCAGATTACATTGAAATTTCCAACGTGGGAAAAAGCACCATTGATCTCACCGGAATTGAAGTGGTTGTGAGTAATAACTACACCAATATTTCCACAGTAAACACAACCACCTGGAAGTTAAGTGGAACCATGGCCTCCGGGGCTATCGACTACCGCGAAGATGTAACCACAGGTGGAAAGTACTGGGGCAACAATTTACTTTGGAATCCGGGAAGCAATTCCTGGGCGATTATTATCGATTCCACAGGTAAAATATTGGATGCCTTATTCTGGGGATGGGACTCAACGAGTATTGCCAATTTCTCCATTAATATCGGAGGAAAAAGTGTAAGTAATTCAGGCGCCTGGGTAGGAGCTGGAATTAACTCCTCTTGTGCTACCGGAATGACTCGTATAGGATCAGAAGACCAAAACAACAGTAATGATTGGAGCTGTGTGGCCACTACAAAAGGAACCAAAAACACGGGAATCGTTACGCCCTTTGCCGGAAGTTATGCTTATTCCTGGAGTCATGGTGACTCGGTTAAAACCATTGATAGCTTGAGTGCAGGCACCTATGTATTGACCATCACAGATAATGAGGGATGTACCTTGGTGGACTCCATATCTATTACTCAACCCAGCCCCTTGGTGGCAACAGCCAGTGTGGTTAAAAACGTTTCCTGTTCTGGTGCTAAAGATGGAGAAGTAAGCGCCTCAGGAAGTGGAGGCACCGGCTCCTATAGCTATGCCTGGTCGAATGGTGGACAAACAGCTTCTCTCAACAAACTTGCTGGTAACAATTACCTGGTAACGGTAACCGATAGTTTGGGCTGTGAAGCCATTGACTCAGCCTCTGTTTATGAGCCGGCCCAATTGGTAGTGGGTATCGATTCGATATTCCACCCTGAATGCAACGGTGATAAAACGGGATACATTCGGATGAACCTTTCAGGTGGAACAAGACCCTTTACTTACTCTTGGGGCCATGGCGGAACCGATAGCACGGTAAGTGGACAAGGACCCGGAATTTATCTGGTCACTATCACTCATGCCAACGGTTGTACAGATTGGCAGAACTTCCAACTGCTGGTTAAGGACATCACCCATCCAACGGCCATGGGACTGGATAAAACATTGTACCTGGATCAAACGGGAAAATCGTCCATTACGATTGCCGATGTGGACAATGGTTCATTTGACAATTGTGGGGTAGCCAATCGCACCCTGAGTAAAATGAATTTTTCCTGCCAGGATACAGGACTAAACCGAGTGGCATTTGATGTGTTTGATAGTTCTGGAAATCGAGGAACGGATACCTTAAACATCACCGTGTTGGATACCATCACTCCACAATTCGACTTTTGCCCATCCGACACCATGATCTGTAGAAACGATGACAATGGCAACAACTACGTGTATCCTATTTTCAAAGGTTCGGACAACTGTAGCTTTACCATTACTCAGACTTCCGGTTTAGGAATTGGTCATTTATATCCCAAAGGGGTTACCACCAACACGTATGTGATAACCGATGCCTCCGGAAATTCACGAACCTGCTCTTGGGACATCAAAGTTGGCCCCTATCCTAAGGTTGACCTCGGTGCTGACCAGGATATTTGCGGCGATGAAAAGGTTACTTTGACCGCTCCCGGGAACTCAACGATCATTCGCTGGCAAAATGATGGTTCTTCAGGAACTGAATTCGTTGCTCCCGATCAAGGTGATGGTCAAATCGTGGTGACTGTGGAAGATAGCCTGTCGGGTTGTATGCGTAGCGATACGGTTATGATCAACTACAGCGCCAATTGCCTAAGCGTGGATGAAAAACTGGCTGATGTTTCCACCATTCAATACTATCCAAATCCGAATGATGGAAACTTTACCCTGCAAACGGAAGGTTTGTCCGGTCCGGTCGTGCTGACCATTACCGATCTGAATGGTAAAGTCGTTCAAACTCTAAATTGGGAAGAGGGTGCTCAATTGCAGCACATTCCACTTTCCCTGCCAGAAGTTGAGTCCGGCATGTACCTATTGATACTTCGCGAAAGCAGAGGTCAAGCTGTCCACCGAATTAGCGTACAGCATTAA